The following DNA comes from candidate division KSB1 bacterium.
ACCAGAGACCATCTCGCACCGCATAATAAAATTGATAAAATCCTGATGGAATCAGGCTCAAGACCGTCATCAGCATCAGACCGCCATTCAAGCCCCAGAAACTCCATTTCAATAAGCTATCCGACCAGGCGGCTTTCTTGAAAATATGCCTGACCGAAAACAGCATCAGGGCAATGGCCAGCAAGCCATAGACGCCGAACAATGCCGTATGCCCATGAATCGGTGTGGTGTTGATGCCTTGGATATAATAGAGCACAATCGGCGGATTGATCAGAAATCCGAACACCCCTGCGCCCAACATGTTCCAGAACGCCACCGAGATGAAGAAATAGATGGGCCATTTGTAAGCAAACGCCTGACCGCCTTCCCGAATGATTTTCAAATTGTGCACCGCCTCGAACGCCAGCAGAGTCAATGGCACCACTTCCAATGCCGAGAACACGGCACCCAGAGCAATCACGGGCGAGGGCGATCCTGACCAGTAGAGATGATGGAACGTGCCGATCACGCCGCTACCCAGGTAGAGAAAGATGCTGAAATAGACCGTGTTCAGAGCGAACTTTTTGCTCACCGCTCCGATGTGCCCGAGAATGAACGCCATGAACACCGTGGCAAACACTTCAAAGAAGCCTTCTACCCAGAGGTGGACGACCCACCAGCGCCAGTACTCGGCTTCAGAGAGGTGGCTGCCCTTGCCGTACATCAAGCCCGCCATATAAAACAGCGGAATGGTGACGGCGCTGTACAGCAGCATATGCGTGATGCCACCCCGATCGCTCTCCTTGCCCAGTGCAGGCCGAATCGCCCGAACCACCAGAAACAGCCAGATAATCATGCCCGCAATCAACAGCAACTGCCAGACCCGACCTAACTCGATGTACTCATATCCCTGATGCCCTAATAAAAAGTTATTGGCGTTCATCCTGCCCGTGACCGAGAGCCAGGTGCCCACCAGCGTTCCGCCCAAAACCACAGCGACCGCACCGAACAAAATCCACGTGAGCAAGCCCTGTTTCTTCGGCTCTTTGCCGATGAACGGACCGATGAACAGTCCCGCTGCCAGAAAACAGGTGGCGATCCAGAAAATGGCCAATTGCAGATGCCAGGTGCGGGCGATGGCATAAGGCAAGAACGACCCCAATGGAATGCCATAAAAGCGAGTGCCCTCCACCGTGAAATGGCCGATAATTGCCCCCAATCCGATCTGCGCAATCAGCAGCAGGCTGGCGACCAAAAAGTATGGGATCGTCGCCTTCTGGCTGGCGGTCGGATTTGGTTCTTTGAAATCCGTTAACAGCTTTGCCTCGTAATCCTGATCCCGCAGGTAGCGTAAATAAACGAACAGCACCACAGCGATGGCCAGGATCAGCAGGATCACGCTCAGGATCGACCAGATCAATGCATCGGGAACGGGCCGATTGCCGACCAATGGATCGTAGGGCCAGTTGGTGGTGTAGGTGTAATCTTTATCGGGCCGATTGGTCCCTGCTGCCCAGGCGAGCCAGGCGAAGAAGGCCGTGAGGATGCGCCCTTCCTCGGCCGTGCGCACGATGCCAGGCTGCAAGCCCATGCGTTCGTTGCCGTTCTGAAAGAGCTGGGTGTAATAATTGGTCAATGCTTTGAACGCATCGGCCTGGTTCTGGGTGAAAATCAGTGTTCCATCATTCGCATTATAGCGATTGGTCTTCACCTCCTGCTGCACCAGGGCGCTCAAGTTGGCTCGCGTCACCTGATCCAGCGCCTCGAAATCCTGCTGCGAAAATGCCTCCGCCTGCGCCACATCCAGATTGTGATACCTGGCCGCAATAAATAATCCCAGCCGATGCAGATAATCGGCTGACCAGTCTGGCGCCAGGTACGAGCCATGCCCCCAGATCGTCCCGATATGCTGCCCGCCCCGGCTGAAGTAGTAATTTTGTCCGTTGATAATGTCTTTGCCCGTGAACACCACCTCGCCCGTTTCCGTTTTGACAACTTCAGGAATGGGCGGCTTTTCTTTTTTGATCAAATAGCCACCAAAAATCAGTACACCAAAAGCGAGAACGAGTAAGAACAAAAGAATTGCACGTAGTTTAGGATTGGTCATTCAGTTTCCTCCCATGA
Coding sequences within:
- a CDS encoding nitric-oxide reductase large subunit; this encodes MTNPKLRAILLFLLVLAFGVLIFGGYLIKKEKPPIPEVVKTETGEVVFTGKDIINGQNYYFSRGGQHIGTIWGHGSYLAPDWSADYLHRLGLFIAARYHNLDVAQAEAFSQQDFEALDQVTRANLSALVQQEVKTNRYNANDGTLIFTQNQADAFKALTNYYTQLFQNGNERMGLQPGIVRTAEEGRILTAFFAWLAWAAGTNRPDKDYTYTTNWPYDPLVGNRPVPDALIWSILSVILLILAIAVVLFVYLRYLRDQDYEAKLLTDFKEPNPTASQKATIPYFLVASLLLIAQIGLGAIIGHFTVEGTRFYGIPLGSFLPYAIARTWHLQLAIFWIATCFLAAGLFIGPFIGKEPKKQGLLTWILFGAVAVVLGGTLVGTWLSVTGRMNANNFLLGHQGYEYIELGRVWQLLLIAGMIIWLFLVVRAIRPALGKESDRGGITHMLLYSAVTIPLFYMAGLMYGKGSHLSEAEYWRWWVVHLWVEGFFEVFATVFMAFILGHIGAVSKKFALNTVYFSIFLYLGSGVIGTFHHLYWSGSPSPVIALGAVFSALEVVPLTLLAFEAVHNLKIIREGGQAFAYKWPIYFFISVAFWNMLGAGVFGFLINPPIVLYYIQGINTTPIHGHTALFGVYGLLAIALMLFSVRHIFKKAAWSDSLLKWSFWGLNGGLMLMTVLSLIPSGFYQFYYAVRDGLW